The Arachis hypogaea cultivar Tifrunner chromosome 19, arahy.Tifrunner.gnm2.J5K5, whole genome shotgun sequence genome has a window encoding:
- the LOC140182162 gene encoding uncharacterized protein, giving the protein MANPFFLVPADQPSLVLVTQQLTEENYHSWSRAMKKALNAKCKLGFVTGIVPRLDPVLDPEQFETWQCVNDVVSTWILNSVSKEIATSLVYADSAEELWNDLKEIF; this is encoded by the coding sequence ATGGCGAACCCCTTCTTTCTCGTTCCGGCTGATCAACCAAGCTTGGTGTTAGTAACACAGCAACTTACGGAGGAGAATTATCATTCTTGGAGCCGTGCCATGAAGAAAGCcctaaatgcaaaatgcaaacTTGGTTTCGTTACCGGAATCGTTCCTCGACTTGATCCTGTGCTCGATCCAGAACAATTTGAGACTTGGCAATGTGTTAATGATGTGGTAAGTACCTGGATTTTGAATTCTGTATCAAAAGAGATTGCTACCTCGCTAGTGTATGCTGATTCTGCTGAAGAGCTTTGGAATGATCTTAAAGAAATATTCTAG
- the LOC140182163 gene encoding secreted RxLR effector protein 161-like, producing MYLTISRPDITFAVTKLAQFMSDPRVQHLNAVHQILRYLKAAPGQGILFFSNSKLNLSIYTDADWGSCLNTRRSIIGYCTFLGDSLISWKSKKQPVVSRSSTEVEYRAMANAVYEVVWLTNLLRFMDITIDSAMFFCDNLSSIQLVSNLTFHERSKHIEIDCHFIREKVEIGFIKLVHFPTKHQLADILTKAISKPQFLFLMSKLETYNLYAPT from the coding sequence ATGTATCTCACAATCTCCAGACCGGACATAACGTTTGCAGTGACAAAACTAGCCCAATTTATGTCTGACCCAAGAGTTCAACACCTCAATGCAGTTCACCAAATCTTAAGATACCTTAAGGCGGCACCAGGCCAAGGTATTCTTTTCTTCTCAAACTCAAAGTTGAACTTGTCAATCTACACTGATGCAGATTGGGGGAGCTGCCTCAATACTAGGAGGTCTATCATTGGCTACTGCACTTTCTTGGGAGATTCCTTAATTTCGTGGAAAAGCAAGAAGCAACCTGTCGTGTCAAGAAGCTCCACCGAGGTTGAGTACAGGGCTATGGCCAATGCTGTTTATGAAGTTGTTTGGCTGACCAACTTACTGAGGTTCATGGACATCACCATTGACTCTGCCATgtttttttgtgacaacctttcatcTATCCAATTAGTCTCTAATCTGACCTTCCATGAAAGATCCAAGCATATTGAGATAGACTGTCATTTCATTCGTGAGAAGGTTGAAATCGGGTTCATCAAGTTAGTGCACTTTCCAACCAAACATCAATTAGCCGATATCCTTACCAAGGCCATTTCGAAACCTCAGTTCCTTTTCCTCATGTCTAAGTTAGAAACATACAATTTGTATGCTCCAACTTGA